In the genome of Dioscorea cayenensis subsp. rotundata cultivar TDr96_F1 chromosome 1, TDr96_F1_v2_PseudoChromosome.rev07_lg8_w22 25.fasta, whole genome shotgun sequence, one region contains:
- the LOC120260181 gene encoding microtubule-associated protein RP/EB family member 1C, with amino-acid sequence MAATKIGMMDSAYFVGRNEILAWINTTLQLNLSKVEEAASGAVHCQLMDAVHPGVVPMHKVNFDAKNEYEMIQNYKVLQDVFNKLKITKHIEVSKLVKGRPLDNLEFMQWMKKYCDSVNGGIMQSYNPLERRDSSKGGKEIHKKAAPAQVPSKSSSAAAKTQGTHPARKNDGNPANVSQKQVKPASNAGAQAYDEQITELKLFVDSLEKERDFYFAKLRDIEMLCQTPEIKHLPIEAIQRILYATDDNPSVVEEAQAMVSQQHNQQPVLSPIPEAPDERPKQETQKRKNISTLEVDMASISTSTPRQRLSDISNFSCSDSPLTEC; translated from the exons ATGGCGGCGACCAAGATTGGTATGATGGATTCAGCTTACTTCGTTGGAAGGAACGAGATCCTTGCCTGGATCAACACCACACTTCAACTCAATCTATCCAAAGTCGAGGAA GCGGCGTCGGGGGCCGTGCACTGCCAGCTGATGGACGCCGTGCACCCGGGAGTGGTGCCGATGCACAAGGTGAACTTCGATGCTAAGAACGAGTATGAGATGATCCAGAACTACAAGGTCTTGCAGGATGTCTTCAACAAGCTCAAGATCACCAAG CATATTGAGGTGAGCAAGCTTGTTAAAGGAAGGCCTCTTGATAACTTAGAATTTATGCAATGGATGAAGAAGTATTGTGATTCAGTCAATGGTGGCATCATGCAAAG TTACAATCCTTTGGAGAGAAGAGATTCATCAAAAGGAGGAAAGGAGATACATAAAAAAGCAGCACCTGCACAAGTTCCATCAAAGTCTTCATCAGCTGCTGCCAAGACTCAGGGTACTCACCCTGCTCGAAAGAATGATGGAAATCCGGCAAATGTATCACAGAAGCAAGTGAAACCTGCTTCAAATGCTGGTGCACAAGCTTATGATGAGCAG ATCACTGAGCTGAAGCTATTCGTGGATAGTCTCGAGAAGGAGAGGGACTTTTACTTTGCAAAACTAAGGGACATTGAAATGTTGTGCCAGACTCCTGAGATCAAGCATTTGCCG ATTGAGGCCATTCAAAGGATATTGTATGCCACTGATGACAACCCATCTGTTGTGGAGGAAGCTCAAGCTATGGTATCACAGCAGCATAATCAACAGCCGGTTCTGAGCCCAATCCCTGAAGCACCTGATGAAAGACCAAAGCAGGAAACACAAAAGCGGAAGAACATCTCCACCCTTGAGGTCGACATGGCATCAATTTCAACATCAACACCACGACAACGGCTTTCAGACATCTCAAACTTTAGCTGCAGTGACTCACCTTTGACTGAATGCTGA
- the LOC120260190 gene encoding clathrin light chain 2-like, which yields MSSSFDPFVAGGDDAVPPASARPFDDDGYLGYDPRLPSQRFESFSSFSPANDEDLYDAPKNIPDDVFSGVDVHHVSVGSAGGGGSFPPSPEAFGYRSDLQTGSSPSPFEMPEANGGPDHGEIFSDGPSLPPLNEMQPEEGFILREWRRQNAELLKIKEEKEKELREDIYKEADDYKIAFHEKRKVNSEMNKIHNREREKLFLANQEKFHANADKQYWKAITELIPNEVPNIEKRGKKNEEKKPSIVVIQGPKPGKPTDLSRMRQILLKLKHNLPEHMKPAPPPPPPPAATTAKDGNKPEIPKGATTETPAVKPVAVAVN from the exons ATGTCCTCCTCCTTCGATCCCTTCGTCGCCGGCGGCGATGACGCCGTTCCGCCGGCTTCCGCTCGCCCCTTCGATGACGACGGATACCTAGGCTACGACCCCCGCCTTCCTTCCCAGCGCTTCGAGTCCTTCTCCTCCTTTTCCCCGGCCAACGACGAGGATCTATACGATGCTCCTAAGAATATACCCGACGACGTATTCAGCGGCGTTGATGTCCACCATGTCTCTGTGGGGAGTGCTGGCGGTGGTGGAAGCTTCCCCCCTTCTCCTGAGGCCTTTGGCTACCGCTCGGATCTCCAGACCGGCTCGTCTCCCTCGCCTTTTGAGATGCCGGAGGCTAATGGAGGGCCGGATCATGGCGAGATCTTCTCGGATGGGCCATCGCTGCCCCCGCTTAACGAGATGCAGCCTGAGGAGGGATTTATTCTTCGGGAGTGGCGCCG CCAAAATGCTGAACTTCTGaagataaaagaagaaaaggaaaaggagcTCAGGgaagatatatataaagaagcTGATGATTACAAGATTGCTTTCCATGAGAAAAGAAAGGTTAACAGTGAAATGAACAAGATCCACAACAGGGAAAGAGAGAAG CTATTCCTGGCCAACCAGGAAAAATTCCATGCCAATGCTGATAAACAATACTGGAAAGCAATCACAGAGCTCATTCCAAATGAGGTACCCAATATTGAGAAGAGAGGGAAGAAGAATGAGGAGAAGAAACCATCCATTGTTGTTATTCAAGGTCCGAAACCTGGCAAGCCCACCGATCTTTCAAGGATGCGTCAGATACTTTTGAAACTGAAACATAATCTCCCAGAACATATGAAGCCcgccccaccaccaccaccaccacctgcTGCAACCACTGCCAAAGACGGAAATAAACCAGAGATCCCCAAAGGAGCCACAACAGAAACCCCTGCTGTTAAACCAGTGGCAGTTGCTGTGAATTAA